Within the Solirubrobacterales bacterium genome, the region ACACTTGCTTGATCGAAGGGCCCTCCGCCGGCGAGCCTCTGATCGCTGCCGTGTACGAGGAGGTCCTGCGGGCCGGTGGGCATCCGGTGGTCTCGGTCTCGACCGAGGGCCAGGCCGCGACCTTCTACAAGCACGCCTCGGACGCCCAGCTGGACTGGGTCTCGCCGCTGGCCGAGTGGGCGGCCGACGCGTCGGACTGCCGGATCGGGATCGGAGCCGAGACCAACACCCGCGAGCTGTCCGGCGTGTCCCCCGACCGCCAGTCACGACGCCGCAAGGCGACCCGCCACCTGATGGAGAAGACGATGCGCCGGGACGCAGAGGGGACGCACCGGTGGGTGTACACGCTGTTTCCCACGAACGCCTATGCCGCGGACGCCGAGATGAGCCTGGTCGAGTTCGAGGATTTCTACTATCGAGCATGCCTGGCACTCGACCCAGACCCGCTGGACGCCTGGCGCCGCGCGTCGGAGGAGTGCAAGCGGCTCGCGGACTGGGCGCAGGGCCACGAGGAAGTTCGCGTGACCGCGCCCGGCACCGACCTGCGGCTCGGGATCGCCGGGCGAGTGTTCGTTCCCGCTGACGGCAAGCGGAACATGCCCGACGGCGAGTTCTTCACCGCGCCGATCGAGGACTCGGTGGAGGGCGAGGTGAGCTTCCACCTGCCCGCGATGATCGGTGGGCGCGAGGTGGCGGGCGTGCGGCTCCGCTTCGAGTCCGGAAAGGTCGTGGACGCGGGCGCCGAGCGCGGCGAGGAATACCTGGTCAGCTTGCTCGATACCGACGAGGGGGCTCGCCGGCTGGGCGAGCTCGGGATCGGCACGAACTACGGCATCGAGCATGGGACTCGCGACGTCCTGCTGGACGAGAAGATCGGCGGCACCGTCCACATGGCGGTTGGGGCGAGCTATCCGGAGTGCGGCGGAGAGAATGAGAGCGCCGTGCACACCGACATGGTCTGCGACCTGCGGGCCGGTGGACGGATCGAGCTCGACGGCGAGCTGCTCCAGGAGAACGGCCGCTTCCTGGTCTGAAATCCGACATTCAAACCGCGGAACCTTTTCCGCAACTTTCCGGTTCCGTGGCTGTTTGGGGGAAGGCCGACACCATCAATGCTTCCGTGCCAGGGGCTTGGTGTCGGATCAACGCAATGGGATGCCGATGCCATTGGCGGCCGGGCCGGGGCCCGGCCGCCGCAGGTTAGGGGGGCGGTTAGACGGCCGGGGGCGGGGCCCGGCCGTCTGCATTTCCAGGGGCGTTCCTGGTCGCTCTTACTATTTGGCCGGTGTCCGGGCATTCCAAATGGGCCTCGATCAAGCACCGCAAGGCGGCCACCGACGCTCGGCGCGGCCAGCTGTTCACCAAGCTCGCTCGCGCGATCACGGTCGCGGCGCGTGAGGGCGGGGGGGACCCGGAGGCGAACTTCGCCCTGGCCGCGGCGGTGCAGAAGGCGCGCGATTACTCGATGCCCAAGGACAACATCCAGCGGGCGATCGACCGCGCCATCGGCGCCGGCGCGGGGGCGGACGAGATCGCGCGGATCACCTACGAGGGCTACGGGCCGGGTGGGGCGGCGATTCTGGTGGAGGCGCTCACCGACAATCGCAACCGGACCAGCGCCGACGTCCGCCACGCCTTCGAGAAGCATGGAGGCAGCCTCGGCGAGCCCGGCTCAGTGGCCTGGGTGTTCGAGAAGCGCGGCGTCGTGCTGGTGGATGCCGGCCGCTACTCGGAGGAGGACCTGATCCCGGCGATCGACGCCGGGGCCGAGGACGTGAGCGCGGAGGGCGATTCGCTGAAGGTCGTCTGTGCGGCCGAGGACCTGGCAGCCGTACGCAAGGCGCTCGACTCGGCTGGAGTTCAGATCGAGTCGGCAGAGCTGACCATGGAGCCGAAGAGCGTGGTGGAGGTCGACGCCGGCGACGCCTCGCCGCTCATCAGGCTGATGGACGCGCTCGACGATCAGGACGACGTGGAGGCGGTACACGCCAACTTCGACATCCCCGCCGAGGTCCTGGAGCAGACGGCCGCCTGACGAGCTTTTGGGAGGCATCCGGGTGCCGACTCAGAATCAGTAGGAATGATCGTCGTCATGGGCATCGACCCGGGCGTGGCGAACACGGGCTTCGGCGTCGTGCGCGTGGCCGGTGGCAGGATGAGCGCGCTCGACGGGGGAGTCATCCAGGCGGCTCCAGGAGAGGCGGCTGAGCGCCGCCTGGCGCGGATCCACGACGCGGTCGTCGAGCTCCTCTGCCGACATCAGCCCGCCGCGATGGCCCTCGAGGATGTCTACTTCGGCAAGAACGTGCGCTCGGCGATCGCCGTCGGCCAGGCGCGGGGAGTGGCGCTCCTGGCGGCCGGCCAACGGAGCGTGCCGTGCTTCGGCTACACGCCGCAGGCGGTCAAGAAGGCGGTCTGCGGCAGCGGCTCGGCCGCCAAGCAACAGGTTCAGCGCATGGTCGGGGCTCTGCTCAGCTTGGAGCATCCGCTCGCCTCGGACCACGCCGCCGACGCACTCGCGGTGGCCATTTGCCACTCGGGCCACGTCCGTCATGCGGGCGCGCTCCAAGCCGCGGCGCCCGAGGTCCCGGTCGGATGATCGCCTCGGTTCGCGGCCAGGTTCTGGTCCGGCGCCCGGACCACGTGGTGATCGAGTCGGCCGGCGTCGGCTACCGCCTGGCGGTTTCCGTGGAGACGCTCAA harbors:
- a CDS encoding aminopeptidase: MRDPRVDNLARILVQYSTSVTEGDTCLIEGPSAGEPLIAAVYEEVLRAGGHPVVSVSTEGQAATFYKHASDAQLDWVSPLAEWAADASDCRIGIGAETNTRELSGVSPDRQSRRRKATRHLMEKTMRRDAEGTHRWVYTLFPTNAYAADAEMSLVEFEDFYYRACLALDPDPLDAWRRASEECKRLADWAQGHEEVRVTAPGTDLRLGIAGRVFVPADGKRNMPDGEFFTAPIEDSVEGEVSFHLPAMIGGREVAGVRLRFESGKVVDAGAERGEEYLVSLLDTDEGARRLGELGIGTNYGIEHGTRDVLLDEKIGGTVHMAVGASYPECGGENESAVHTDMVCDLRAGGRIELDGELLQENGRFLV
- a CDS encoding YebC/PmpR family DNA-binding transcriptional regulator, giving the protein MSGHSKWASIKHRKAATDARRGQLFTKLARAITVAAREGGGDPEANFALAAAVQKARDYSMPKDNIQRAIDRAIGAGAGADEIARITYEGYGPGGAAILVEALTDNRNRTSADVRHAFEKHGGSLGEPGSVAWVFEKRGVVLVDAGRYSEEDLIPAIDAGAEDVSAEGDSLKVVCAAEDLAAVRKALDSAGVQIESAELTMEPKSVVEVDAGDASPLIRLMDALDDQDDVEAVHANFDIPAEVLEQTAA
- the ruvC gene encoding crossover junction endodeoxyribonuclease RuvC; amino-acid sequence: MIVVMGIDPGVANTGFGVVRVAGGRMSALDGGVIQAAPGEAAERRLARIHDAVVELLCRHQPAAMALEDVYFGKNVRSAIAVGQARGVALLAAGQRSVPCFGYTPQAVKKAVCGSGSAAKQQVQRMVGALLSLEHPLASDHAADALAVAICHSGHVRHAGALQAAAPEVPVG